In Enterobacter sp. 638, a single window of DNA contains:
- the fdhF gene encoding formate dehydrogenase subunit alpha codes for MKKVVTVCPYCASGCKINLVVDNGKIVRAEAAQGKTNQGTLCLKGYYGWDFINDTQILTPRLKTPMIRRTRGGKLESVSWDEALDYVASRLSDIKAKYGPDAIQTTGSSRGTGNETNYVMQKFARAVIGTNNVDCCARVUHGPSVAGLHQSVGNGAMSNAINEIDNTDLVFIFGYNPADSHPIVANHVINAKRNGAKIIVCDPRKIETARIADMHIALRNGSNIALLNAMGHVIIEENLYDQAFVASRTEGFEEYRKIVEGYTPESVETITGVSAQEIRQAARMYAAAKTASILWGMGVTQFYQGVETVRSLTSLAMLTGNLGKPHVGVNPVRGQNNVQGACDMGALPDTYPGYQYVKFPENRAKFAKAWGVESLPEHTGYRISELPHRAAHGEVRAAYIMGEDPLQTDAELSAVRKGFEDLELVIVQDIFMTKTAAAADVILPSTSWGEHEGVYTAADRGFQRFFKAVEPKWDLKTDWQIISEIATRMGYPMHYNNTQEIWDELRHLCPDFTGATYDKMGELGYIQWPCRDESEADQGTSYLFKEKFDTPNGLAQFFTCDWVAPIDKLTDEYPMVLSTVREVGHYSCRSMTGNCAALAALADEPGYAQINTADAARLGIEDEALVWVSSRKGRIITRAQVSERPNKGAVYMTYQWWIGACNELVTENLSPITKTPEYKYCAVRVESIADQHSAEQYVIDEYAKLKASLRESAMG; via the coding sequence ATGAAAAAAGTCGTCACGGTTTGCCCCTATTGTGCCTCGGGTTGCAAGATAAACCTGGTGGTCGATAACGGCAAAATCGTCCGGGCGGAGGCTGCGCAGGGTAAGACCAATCAGGGCACGCTGTGCCTGAAAGGCTATTACGGCTGGGATTTTATTAACGATACCCAGATCCTGACCCCCCGTCTGAAAACCCCGATGATTCGCCGCACGCGCGGCGGCAAGCTGGAGTCTGTCTCCTGGGATGAAGCGCTGGATTACGTCGCCAGCCGCCTGAGCGACATCAAAGCGAAGTATGGCCCGGATGCGATCCAAACCACCGGATCATCACGCGGGACGGGTAACGAAACCAACTATGTAATGCAAAAATTCGCGCGCGCCGTTATTGGTACCAATAACGTCGATTGTTGTGCTCGCGTCTGACACGGCCCATCGGTTGCAGGTCTGCACCAGTCGGTCGGTAACGGCGCAATGAGTAATGCGATCAACGAGATAGATAACACCGATCTGGTGTTTATTTTCGGCTATAACCCGGCGGATTCACATCCGATTGTGGCGAATCACGTCATTAACGCCAAGCGTAACGGGGCGAAAATCATCGTCTGCGATCCGCGTAAAATCGAGACGGCGCGTATTGCGGATATGCATATCGCGTTAAGAAATGGCTCAAACATCGCCCTGCTCAACGCGATGGGACACGTCATCATTGAAGAAAACCTGTACGACCAGGCGTTTGTCGCCAGCCGTACCGAAGGGTTTGAAGAGTATCGCAAGATTGTCGAAGGCTATACGCCGGAGTCGGTCGAAACGATCACCGGCGTGAGCGCGCAAGAGATTCGCCAGGCCGCGCGGATGTATGCGGCGGCGAAAACCGCGTCGATTCTGTGGGGCATGGGCGTCACCCAGTTCTATCAGGGCGTGGAAACCGTGCGCTCGCTGACAAGCCTGGCCATGCTGACGGGTAATCTTGGCAAACCGCACGTGGGCGTTAACCCGGTGCGCGGGCAAAACAACGTTCAGGGTGCCTGCGATATGGGCGCACTGCCGGATACTTATCCGGGCTATCAGTACGTGAAGTTCCCGGAAAATCGTGCGAAATTCGCCAAAGCCTGGGGCGTTGAAAGCCTGCCTGAGCATACGGGGTATCGCATCAGCGAGCTGCCACATCGTGCTGCGCATGGCGAAGTGCGCGCGGCGTACATCATGGGCGAAGATCCGCTTCAGACCGACGCTGAACTTTCTGCGGTGCGCAAAGGGTTTGAGGATCTTGAGCTGGTGATTGTGCAGGACATCTTTATGACCAAAACTGCGGCAGCGGCGGATGTGATTTTACCGTCAACGTCATGGGGCGAGCATGAAGGGGTTTACACGGCGGCGGACCGCGGCTTCCAGCGCTTCTTTAAAGCGGTGGAGCCGAAGTGGGATCTGAAAACCGACTGGCAGATTATCAGCGAAATCGCGACCCGGATGGGCTATCCGATGCACTACAACAACACCCAGGAAATTTGGGACGAGTTGCGTCATCTGTGTCCGGATTTCACCGGCGCCACCTACGATAAAATGGGTGAACTGGGGTATATCCAGTGGCCGTGCCGCGACGAATCGGAGGCCGATCAGGGGACGTCGTATCTCTTCAAAGAGAAATTCGATACCCCGAACGGACTGGCGCAGTTCTTTACCTGCGACTGGGTCGCGCCTATCGACAAGCTCACCGACGAGTACCCGATGGTGCTCTCTACGGTGCGTGAAGTGGGCCACTATTCGTGCCGTTCGATGACCGGTAACTGCGCGGCGCTGGCTGCACTGGCCGACGAACCGGGCTACGCGCAGATCAACACCGCCGATGCCGCACGACTGGGTATCGAAGATGAGGCGCTGGTGTGGGTAAGTTCGCGTAAGGGCCGCATCATCACCCGTGCACAGGTCAGTGAGCGCCCTAATAAAGGCGCGGTGTATATGACTTATCAGTGGTGGATTGGGGCCTGTAACGAGCTGGTGACAGAAAACTTAAGCCCGATAACCAAAACGCCGGAGTATAAGTATTGCGCTGTGCGCGTGGAGTCTATCGCCGATCAGCATTCTGCGGAGCAATATGTCATTGATGAATATGCGAAGCTGAAAGCCAGTTTGCGCGAAAGCGCCATGGGTTGA
- a CDS encoding response regulator transcription factor, translating to MKPAILVVDDDTAVCELLQDVLNEHVFAVHVCHNGLDALAMAQREPAIALVLLDMMLPDINGLMVLQQLQKLRPELPVVMLTGMGGESDVVVGLEMGADDYIGKPFNPRVVVARVKAVLRRTGVLAAEPTAPRVSGIGFNGWTLDTTRCELSDPQRMTVPLTQGEYGLLLALAQNARRVLSREQLLELTHSESADVFDRTIDVLIMRLRRKIEINPHQPLLIKTIRGLGYVFAADVSHHDKAA from the coding sequence ATGAAACCGGCGATTCTGGTTGTTGATGACGATACCGCGGTCTGCGAACTGCTGCAGGATGTGCTCAATGAGCACGTTTTTGCCGTGCATGTCTGTCATAACGGGCTGGATGCGCTGGCGATGGCGCAGCGTGAACCCGCGATTGCGTTGGTGTTGCTGGATATGATGCTGCCGGATATCAACGGCCTGATGGTGTTGCAGCAACTGCAAAAATTGCGGCCCGAGCTGCCCGTGGTGATGCTTACAGGCATGGGCGGCGAATCCGATGTGGTGGTAGGGCTGGAGATGGGCGCGGATGATTACATCGGTAAACCGTTCAATCCGCGCGTGGTCGTCGCGCGGGTCAAAGCCGTGCTACGGCGCACCGGCGTACTGGCGGCGGAACCGACTGCTCCGCGCGTATCAGGGATCGGTTTTAACGGCTGGACGCTCGACACCACGCGCTGTGAGCTGAGCGATCCCCAGCGCATGACGGTGCCTTTAACGCAGGGGGAATACGGTCTGTTGCTGGCGCTGGCGCAAAACGCACGGCGGGTGTTAAGCCGCGAACAGCTGCTGGAGCTGACCCACAGCGAAAGCGCCGACGTGTTTGACCGCACCATCGACGTGTTAATCATGCGTCTGCGACGCAAAATCGAGATCAATCCGCATCAGCCGCTGCTGATTAAAACCATTCGTGGGCTAGGCTACGTTTTTGCCGCAGACGTGTCCCACCACGATAAAGCGGCCTAA
- a CDS encoding carbohydrate kinase family protein: protein MERKGVIAAGNMLVDHVHQIVQWPERGWLAEIIHSERATGGAPLNVLLTLAKMHVGLPLQAVGLIGEDSDGDYIMAMLDQYHVNRQRVQRTTFAPTSMSQVMTDPSGQRTFFHSPAANRLLDLPAFDRLDSSMKIFHLGYLLLLDSLDMPDDEFGTRSARLLAQMREQGYETSLDLVSRKGDPRYQPLVLPALRYVDYLVINELEAGEFSGLEMRNGDDAPDIDHIALAASQLLAAGVKQRVVIHCPEGAWGETPGEPGQWIASKQLEQDEIIGSVGAGDAFCAGFLYGCHEAWPLTDSIQLAHACARASLLAANAIDGAKTLEELKTLIHDNA, encoded by the coding sequence ATGGAACGCAAAGGGGTTATCGCCGCGGGCAACATGCTGGTCGATCATGTTCATCAGATCGTCCAGTGGCCGGAGCGCGGCTGGCTGGCGGAGATTATTCACAGCGAGCGGGCGACCGGCGGCGCACCGCTTAACGTCCTGCTGACGCTGGCGAAAATGCACGTCGGTTTGCCGTTGCAGGCGGTCGGTCTTATCGGAGAAGACAGCGATGGCGACTACATTATGGCGATGCTCGACCAGTACCACGTCAATCGCCAGCGGGTACAGCGCACCACGTTTGCCCCCACGTCAATGTCGCAGGTGATGACCGATCCCAGCGGGCAGCGCACCTTTTTCCATTCGCCTGCCGCCAATCGCCTGCTCGATCTCCCCGCTTTTGACCGACTCGATTCGTCGATGAAGATTTTCCATCTGGGGTATCTGCTGCTGCTCGACAGCCTGGATATGCCAGATGACGAATTTGGCACCCGCAGCGCACGCCTGCTGGCGCAAATGCGCGAGCAAGGGTATGAAACGTCGCTCGATTTGGTGTCACGCAAAGGCGATCCGCGCTATCAGCCGCTGGTGCTCCCTGCCCTGCGCTATGTGGATTATCTGGTGATCAACGAGCTGGAAGCCGGGGAATTTAGCGGGCTGGAGATGCGTAACGGTGATGATGCCCCGGATATTGACCACATCGCGCTGGCGGCGTCGCAGCTGTTGGCCGCAGGGGTCAAACAGCGCGTGGTGATTCATTGTCCCGAAGGGGCCTGGGGCGAAACGCCGGGCGAGCCGGGGCAGTGGATTGCGTCAAAGCAGCTCGAACAGGACGAGATTATCGGCAGCGTTGGCGCGGGCGATGCGTTTTGCGCAGGTTTTTTGTATGGCTGCCACGAAGCCTGGCCGTTGACGGACAGTATTCAGCTGGCGCATGCCTGCGCGCGAGCCAGCCTGCTGGCCGCGAATGCGATTGACGGGGCAAAAACGCTGGAGGAGCTTAAGACGCTGATTCACGACAACGCTTAG